The following proteins are encoded in a genomic region of Synechococcus sp. ROS8604:
- a CDS encoding rhomboid family intramembrane serine protease, with protein MIALPLILLSLSWLQEGIDQLLLGGRWNLAMGPGTPWWTLLTAPFSHGDLGHLIGNSIVFLPLSYLVLLKSLRGYLAVWIAVILLEIPLWMFWPVGSHGLSGVVYGLLGYLLLIGFLERRPLAIALSVIAAAFYGSALPGLLPWASPTGVSWIGHASGFIAGLLAAGAVSREPHQPSA; from the coding sequence GTGATTGCTCTTCCCTTGATCCTGTTAAGCCTGTCTTGGCTACAGGAAGGCATCGACCAACTCCTGCTGGGGGGACGCTGGAATTTGGCGATGGGGCCTGGCACGCCTTGGTGGACCCTGCTCACCGCTCCCTTCAGCCATGGAGATCTTGGCCACCTGATTGGCAACAGCATCGTTTTTTTGCCTCTCAGCTATCTGGTGCTGTTGAAAAGCCTGCGCGGTTATCTAGCGGTTTGGATTGCCGTGATTCTTCTCGAAATTCCGCTCTGGATGTTTTGGCCGGTTGGCAGCCACGGATTATCTGGAGTCGTCTACGGACTTCTTGGCTATCTCCTTCTCATCGGATTTCTCGAACGACGACCGCTGGCCATTGCGTTAAGCGTGATTGCCGCTGCCTTTTACGGAAGTGCCCTCCCGGGATTGCTGCCTTGGGCCTCCCCCACGGGCGTGAGCTGGATTGGCCACGCGAGTGGATTCATCGCTGGCCTTTTGGCAGCAGGCGCTGTTTCGCGCGAGCCCCATCAGCCGTCAGCCTGA
- a CDS encoding DUF1499 domain-containing protein gives MVLTIFSVLLALFHFVGPMPTNLGIHQGQLSPCESPSHCARSDWERNDPIASLNELADVIQQTPRSEIVEQRTDYLHATASSEIFGFVDDLELYADTERSLLQARSVSRLGESDLGVNEQRLRSLETALMKQQ, from the coding sequence ATGGTCTTGACCATTTTTTCCGTTCTTCTGGCTCTCTTTCATTTCGTTGGGCCCATGCCCACCAATCTCGGCATCCATCAAGGTCAACTCAGTCCCTGCGAATCTCCCTCCCACTGCGCTCGAAGCGATTGGGAGCGTAACGATCCGATCGCAAGCCTGAACGAACTCGCCGACGTCATCCAACAAACCCCACGATCAGAAATCGTTGAACAGCGAACGGACTACCTGCATGCAACGGCCAGCAGTGAGATCTTCGGCTTCGTTGACGATCTGGAGCTCTATGCCGATACGGAGCGATCTCTTCTCCAGGCACGCTCCGTATCAAGACTGGGAGAATCAGATCTTGGGGTCAACGAACAACGTCTTCGAAGCTTGGAGACTGCGTTGATGAAGCAACAGTGA
- a CDS encoding NAD(P)-binding protein — translation MIFFGDSQQSDVDLAVIGAGLAGTGFAASVRQRGFEGTILLFEAGRGPGGRVATRRRRDDLQWRLDHGAPCFSFSQAPQGPLADLWNPLLEQGIVQPDCGLVVGLNETGCLVDPPDHPLLQGPRFRGVPTMASVPEALLKLAGANTRGVFGERISSLRRENGWWCFSGHLRARSLVVTGNLLAHPRSLAMLGWHDVPLRSAVPLNLDLALDAALERIREMHASVRWNLMLDFPCFPEELPRQIWLTSNAQEKFGIERIVLHRQQGRRLGLVVHGLDDGSPITPASQPRLLLEQESRQRKALAELLLPWPELAQALPVARSLGVMRWGASQPLDAPLPPSLQWCQPSAVGFCGDWIAGPGFGMAEGALQSAVDLAAQWI, via the coding sequence ATGATCTTTTTTGGTGATTCTCAGCAATCAGACGTTGATCTTGCTGTGATTGGAGCCGGTCTTGCCGGCACTGGGTTTGCTGCCTCGGTTCGCCAACGCGGTTTTGAGGGCACAATTCTGCTGTTTGAGGCTGGTCGGGGTCCAGGTGGTCGGGTGGCGACGCGACGCCGACGTGATGATTTGCAATGGCGGCTTGACCATGGAGCCCCTTGTTTCAGCTTTAGCCAAGCGCCGCAGGGGCCTCTTGCTGACCTATGGAATCCCCTTCTGGAGCAGGGGATTGTCCAGCCCGATTGTGGGCTTGTTGTTGGGTTGAACGAGACGGGTTGTCTTGTTGATCCACCGGATCATCCCCTTCTCCAGGGCCCACGCTTTCGAGGTGTTCCAACGATGGCCTCCGTGCCAGAGGCTTTGCTGAAGCTCGCAGGTGCGAACACGCGAGGGGTGTTCGGAGAACGAATCAGCAGCCTGCGCAGAGAGAACGGTTGGTGGTGTTTTTCAGGTCATCTGCGGGCGCGCTCTTTAGTGGTCACGGGCAATCTTTTGGCCCATCCCCGTTCCCTGGCGATGTTGGGTTGGCACGATGTCCCGTTGCGCTCAGCTGTTCCGTTGAATCTGGATCTCGCCTTGGATGCTGCACTGGAGCGAATTCGTGAGATGCATGCATCGGTGCGCTGGAATTTAATGCTCGACTTCCCTTGCTTCCCTGAAGAACTTCCTAGGCAAATTTGGTTGACATCTAATGCCCAAGAAAAATTTGGGATTGAACGGATTGTTCTCCATCGTCAGCAGGGCCGACGGCTGGGCTTAGTCGTGCACGGTTTAGACGACGGATCTCCCATCACGCCAGCCAGTCAGCCACGTTTGTTGCTGGAGCAGGAATCACGCCAACGGAAGGCTCTCGCTGAGCTATTGCTGCCCTGGCCCGAGTTGGCTCAGGCTCTCCCTGTGGCCCGTTCTTTGGGGGTCATGCGCTGGGGAGCGTCTCAGCCCTTGGATGCTCCCCTGCCACCGTCCCTTCAATGGTGTCAACCCAGCGCTGTTGGTTTTTGTGGCGATTGGATCGCAGGCCCAGGTTTTGGGATGGCTGAAGGGGCTCTTCAAAGTGCGGTTGATCTGGCTGCTCAATGGATCTGA
- a CDS encoding SDR family oxidoreductase — protein MSDRTIAITGASGKTGFRIAEELMVHGDRPRLLVRSSSVIPDTLMNADQVRLSLQDPIALDSALKGVDALVIATGARPSIDLLGPMRVDAWGVRAQVESCLRVGVPRVILVSSLCAGRWRHPLNLFGLILVWKRIGEQALENSGLDWTVIRPGGLSEREETLEEEGVYWSGPDQQENDSIPRRLVARCCLEALNTPASIGRVLEVTSSVSRPVISLPDALLSIDS, from the coding sequence ATGAGTGACCGAACGATTGCGATTACTGGAGCTTCTGGAAAAACAGGCTTTCGTATCGCTGAAGAGTTGATGGTGCATGGAGATCGTCCGCGTTTGTTGGTGCGATCTTCGTCGGTGATTCCCGATACCCTCATGAACGCTGATCAAGTGCGGCTCAGCTTGCAGGATCCAATCGCTTTGGACTCAGCCTTAAAGGGCGTAGATGCCCTTGTGATTGCAACGGGTGCGAGGCCTTCGATTGATTTGTTAGGGCCGATGCGGGTTGATGCATGGGGTGTGCGTGCTCAGGTGGAAAGCTGTCTGAGAGTTGGGGTGCCCAGAGTGATTCTCGTGAGTTCTCTTTGTGCGGGGCGTTGGCGTCACCCCCTCAACCTGTTTGGTTTGATTCTTGTTTGGAAACGAATTGGGGAGCAGGCTTTGGAGAACAGCGGCTTGGATTGGACTGTGATCAGGCCAGGAGGTCTCAGTGAAAGAGAGGAAACCCTGGAGGAAGAGGGGGTGTATTGGTCAGGTCCCGATCAGCAGGAGAATGATTCCATCCCAAGGCGTCTGGTTGCTCGTTGTTGCTTAGAGGCCTTGAATACTCCTGCTTCGATCGGAAGGGTCCTTGAGGTAACAAGCAGTGTGTCTCGACCAGTGATTAGTTTGCCCGATGCATTATTGAGTATTGATTCCTAG
- a CDS encoding NAD(P)/FAD-dependent oxidoreductase produces MPKSAEVIVIGSGIGGLCCAGLTARAGKDVLVLEAHRQPGGAAHGFERQGYHFESGPSLWSGLSRWPSSNPLTQILRALDQPLNVVSYKDWDVLFPEGHLRVGVGRDGFERVVERLRGPEAVAEWQRFTAVLQPIAAAADALPLLALPASVDGIGPLLRRSGRLVQHLPAIRHLSGAFGPLVDRHLQDPFLHHWVDLLCFLISGMPMADTNAAAMATLFGEWFDPDSCLDFPQGGSAAVVDALVRGLESHGGSLRLGANVRQLLLDGDRVIGVELSNGETLHSDVVVSNADAWGTASLLPEMAAKAWGQERLSTPGCHSFLHLHLGFDASGLEDLPIHTVWVGDWERGIEAERNAVVVSIPSVLDPSMAPEGHHVLHAYTPANEPWSEWAGLQRGTAAYQEKRGQRCQVFWDVLEQRIPDLRSRCQVVMEGTPLTHRHYLSTHQGSYGPALSAAKGLFPGVTTPLQGLFQCGASCFPGIGIPPVAASGAMAAHAITGRKAQKELLRSLEL; encoded by the coding sequence ATGCCAAAAAGCGCTGAGGTGATCGTGATTGGCAGCGGGATCGGTGGCTTGTGCTGTGCTGGTCTCACCGCTCGGGCTGGAAAGGACGTTCTGGTTCTTGAAGCCCATCGCCAACCAGGCGGCGCTGCCCATGGCTTTGAACGTCAGGGTTATCACTTCGAATCTGGTCCCTCCCTCTGGAGTGGATTGTCACGTTGGCCAAGCAGCAACCCCCTCACTCAGATCCTGCGTGCTTTGGATCAGCCCTTGAATGTTGTGAGTTACAAGGACTGGGATGTTTTGTTCCCGGAAGGACATCTCCGCGTTGGGGTTGGAAGGGATGGGTTTGAACGCGTGGTGGAGAGACTGCGCGGACCGGAGGCTGTGGCTGAGTGGCAGCGCTTCACCGCCGTCTTGCAGCCGATTGCGGCTGCTGCAGATGCCCTGCCATTGCTGGCGTTACCCGCATCTGTGGATGGAATTGGTCCTCTTTTGAGGCGGAGTGGACGCCTTGTGCAACATTTGCCAGCCATCCGCCATCTCAGTGGTGCTTTTGGACCTCTCGTGGACCGTCATCTACAGGATCCATTTCTGCATCACTGGGTGGATTTGCTCTGTTTTTTGATCAGTGGCATGCCGATGGCTGATACCAATGCAGCAGCGATGGCCACTCTGTTTGGTGAGTGGTTTGACCCAGATTCGTGCCTCGACTTTCCGCAGGGAGGGAGTGCTGCTGTGGTTGATGCACTCGTGCGTGGCCTGGAGTCTCACGGCGGCAGTTTGCGGCTCGGAGCCAACGTGCGCCAGCTGCTACTCGATGGTGATCGTGTCATTGGCGTGGAGCTCAGCAATGGCGAGACGCTTCACTCTGATGTTGTGGTGAGCAATGCGGATGCTTGGGGGACGGCGTCTCTGCTACCCGAGATGGCTGCGAAGGCTTGGGGTCAGGAACGGCTTTCAACTCCTGGTTGTCACTCTTTTCTGCACCTGCACTTGGGATTTGATGCGAGCGGTCTGGAGGATCTGCCGATCCATACCGTTTGGGTTGGTGACTGGGAACGGGGAATTGAAGCTGAGCGCAATGCTGTGGTGGTGTCGATTCCATCGGTGCTCGATCCATCGATGGCGCCGGAGGGACATCACGTGCTGCATGCCTATACCCCGGCCAATGAACCTTGGTCAGAGTGGGCTGGTTTGCAGAGAGGAACAGCGGCCTATCAGGAGAAACGTGGACAACGCTGTCAGGTGTTTTGGGATGTGTTGGAACAACGCATTCCCGATCTCCGCAGTCGTTGCCAAGTTGTGATGGAGGGGACTCCCCTGACCCACCGTCATTACCTATCCACGCATCAAGGCAGTTATGGACCTGCGTTGTCAGCGGCGAAGGGTCTGTTCCCTGGGGTGACCACTCCCCTGCAGGGACTTTTTCAATGTGGTGCCAGTTGTTTCCCAGGAATTGGGATTCCACCCGTGGCTGCAAGTGGTGCGATGGCGGCCCACGCCATTACGGGACGCAAGGCTCAGAAGGAATTGCTTCGATCCCTCGAGCTGTAG
- the nth gene encoding endonuclease III, with protein MLRKERASHLLCRLDEHYPNPPIPLDHSDPFSLLIAVLLSAQCTDKKVNEVTPALFAAGPTPTAMAALTEEEIYGHIRQLGLAKTKARNVHKLAQLLITVHGGTVPSSFEELEALPGVGHKTASVVMAQAFGVPAFPVDTHIHRLAQRWGLSSGESVERTEKDLKSLFPPEHWNKLHLQIIFYGREHCTARGCDGTVCPMCRELYPKRRKPVIWKRP; from the coding sequence TTGCTCAGAAAAGAGCGTGCTTCCCATCTGCTCTGCCGCCTGGATGAGCACTATCCAAATCCACCCATTCCTCTTGATCACAGCGACCCTTTCAGCCTGTTGATCGCTGTGCTCCTGAGTGCACAGTGCACTGACAAAAAGGTCAATGAAGTGACTCCAGCCCTGTTTGCTGCTGGACCCACACCCACTGCCATGGCGGCCTTAACCGAAGAAGAGATTTATGGACACATCCGCCAGCTCGGGCTCGCCAAAACGAAGGCCCGCAACGTGCACAAACTCGCTCAGCTCTTGATCACCGTGCACGGGGGGACCGTGCCCAGCAGTTTTGAGGAACTGGAGGCCCTACCGGGAGTCGGCCACAAAACCGCCAGCGTGGTGATGGCCCAAGCCTTCGGAGTACCGGCTTTCCCCGTGGACACGCACATTCATCGCTTGGCGCAGCGCTGGGGACTCAGCAGTGGAGAGAGCGTGGAGCGCACCGAAAAAGATTTGAAATCCCTCTTCCCCCCTGAACACTGGAACAAGCTTCACCTGCAAATCATTTTTTATGGGCGAGAACACTGCACGGCGCGTGGATGCGATGGCACTGTTTGCCCGATGTGCCGCGAGCTCTATCCGAAGCGACGAAAGCCGGTTATTTGGAAAAGGCCATAG
- a CDS encoding DUF4278 domain-containing protein, translating into MGSSGFCLCIGTNDAWADGWLGLWSSNRYLLHRSPRVSEAQTDPGQGTGTWVFSENIMTTLLYRGQAYAAPKTSDVKACIELTYRHEHYNTCRELVKAEMQEHPTLTYRGVSYSR; encoded by the coding sequence ATGGGTTCAAGCGGTTTTTGTCTTTGTATCGGTACGAACGACGCCTGGGCTGACGGCTGGCTAGGTTTATGGAGTAGCAACCGCTACCTATTGCATCGTTCACCTCGGGTTTCCGAGGCGCAGACCGACCCAGGCCAAGGAACGGGGACCTGGGTTTTCTCGGAGAACATCATGACTACTCTTCTTTACAGAGGTCAGGCCTACGCAGCGCCTAAGACGTCTGACGTCAAAGCATGCATTGAACTGACTTATCGCCATGAGCACTACAACACGTGCCGTGAGCTTGTTAAGGCTGAGATGCAAGAGCATCCCACTTTGACCTATCGGGGAGTTTCTTACTCTAGATAA
- a CDS encoding L,D-transpeptidase, with product MIRPLQALAITVPLLMLSCEAGQSAKQIRVVETIESVAFQTPPTQAPGQQGPSPALLQVRQGESFSLKARRNDPKGFTPSGSWTLELFKGEQLLAEWPAVSGYNSKQTADRLWSPGNGAPLPIGTYELGQPEPWGTDLWLNLEPQFETDRSGLGIHNCNPGSGCLCLPNRKDLETLADWVQATGIRKLTIID from the coding sequence ATGATTCGTCCTCTTCAAGCTCTAGCCATCACGGTCCCCCTGCTGATGCTGAGCTGTGAAGCTGGACAATCAGCCAAACAAATTCGAGTCGTAGAAACAATCGAATCCGTCGCATTCCAAACACCACCGACACAAGCTCCAGGCCAACAGGGCCCCTCTCCAGCTTTACTTCAAGTGAGACAAGGAGAAAGCTTTTCACTCAAGGCAAGGCGCAACGACCCAAAAGGATTCACGCCAAGTGGCTCTTGGACGCTTGAATTGTTTAAAGGTGAACAACTGCTCGCTGAATGGCCAGCCGTTAGCGGTTACAACAGCAAGCAAACAGCCGACCGTCTCTGGAGTCCAGGCAACGGAGCACCCCTACCGATTGGAACGTATGAGCTGGGCCAACCAGAACCGTGGGGAACAGATCTTTGGCTTAACTTAGAGCCCCAATTCGAAACAGATCGAAGCGGCCTTGGAATTCACAATTGCAACCCAGGAAGTGGATGTCTCTGTCTTCCCAATCGCAAGGACCTTGAAACCCTTGCGGACTGGGTCCAAGCAACAGGAATCCGAAAACTCACAATTATCGACTAA
- a CDS encoding high light inducible protein translates to MDRTPANDTWFQGKAARSIHEDQLKKVELFNGRAAMIGFVIGVITEGLTGQGILHQIGLGPLVDGYATCSVQMLPFCF, encoded by the coding sequence ATGGACCGCACCCCTGCAAACGACACCTGGTTCCAAGGGAAAGCAGCTCGTTCCATTCACGAAGATCAACTCAAGAAGGTTGAGCTCTTCAATGGTCGTGCCGCCATGATCGGTTTCGTTATCGGAGTGATCACGGAAGGACTCACAGGTCAGGGAATCCTCCATCAGATCGGTCTCGGCCCTCTCGTGGATGGCTACGCGACTTGCAGCGTTCAGATGCTTCCTTTCTGTTTCTGA
- a CDS encoding SIMPL domain-containing protein, with amino-acid sequence MLVLSGGLVVAGAVAVKGIRTATDTVTVTGASTERLRSDYADWTVTVSGGGLSQQQAYQNLQPDLKRTLSFLRDAGIPESSTQLTVLRTDRNDIRNRVTGVLTNTEWTARQSIHVGSSDVALIRKASNNISNLIGDGVSLAIQPPAYTYTKLAEKRVDMLAKATADARERAIAIAGEAGSGIGAITNADTGTFQITVPNSTKMGSYGSYDTSTIDKDITAVMGVTFRVQ; translated from the coding sequence ATGCTGGTGCTCAGCGGCGGACTTGTTGTGGCTGGAGCTGTTGCTGTCAAGGGAATTCGAACCGCAACAGACACCGTGACGGTGACCGGTGCCAGCACCGAACGGCTGCGCAGTGACTATGCGGATTGGACCGTAACGGTGAGTGGTGGCGGTCTTAGCCAACAGCAGGCCTATCAAAATCTTCAACCTGATTTGAAGCGCACGCTTTCCTTCCTTCGAGATGCGGGCATTCCAGAAAGCAGCACCCAACTCACTGTTTTAAGAACGGATCGCAACGACATTCGCAACCGTGTGACAGGCGTGCTCACCAACACAGAGTGGACGGCACGTCAGTCCATTCACGTTGGCAGCTCAGATGTGGCGTTAATCCGAAAGGCATCCAACAACATCAGCAACTTGATTGGCGATGGTGTCTCGTTGGCGATTCAACCACCGGCCTACACCTACACAAAACTGGCTGAAAAACGCGTCGATATGTTGGCCAAAGCCACCGCCGATGCTCGAGAACGCGCGATTGCGATCGCAGGTGAGGCTGGCTCCGGCATTGGAGCCATCACCAATGCCGACACAGGAACCTTCCAAATCACCGTTCCGAACTCCACCAAAATGGGGAGCTATGGCTCTTATGACACGAGCACGATCGACAAAGACATCACTGCGGTGATGGGAGTGACATTCAGAGTGCAGTGA
- a CDS encoding TIGR02450 family Trp-rich protein encodes MTWKLAKAWTSVLPQDGYRHFRVILQGGKGQERWVELEAVLDASIRRRIAWTVLKNQDVWTSGWRQLPPTE; translated from the coding sequence ATGACCTGGAAACTAGCCAAAGCCTGGACAAGCGTGCTTCCTCAGGACGGGTATCGACACTTTCGGGTGATTCTCCAGGGAGGAAAAGGTCAGGAGCGCTGGGTTGAACTCGAAGCTGTCCTCGACGCAAGTATTCGACGACGCATCGCCTGGACGGTGCTAAAAAATCAGGATGTCTGGACGAGCGGTTGGAGACAACTTCCACCGACGGAATAA
- a CDS encoding Rieske 2Fe-2S domain-containing protein: MHPSWSEQWWPVAYLHDLDPTRPQRFTLLEQDLVLWWDAPGESWRAFKDVCPHRLVPLSEGRINSAGQLECPYHGWSFDGQGSCRAIPQLGAGARSESQRTACGSLPTAIGQGLLFVWSGTPSAADPAALPLVPVLQEQGDGWADGWIVQDTFRDLPMDALTLLENVLDVSHVPFTHHRTVGKRENASSVEAVITREDSQGFEAFWQEGPRKGKLGSQNTHFRAPQLMWHDLTAKGFARILTVVYAVPISRGKCRLFARFPFQFKAALPRVLVGLRPRWLQHIGNHKVLEDDQVFLHWQERVLETAGGSAAAEQAFVLKTSADVYVKALHRWVNGQGGGPFAGRPLPPRQDVEALMDRYHSHTKHCASCSVALRRIRSLRPWLWGSLWLSAVLIGAGQLSWLLWMGVGLAALSGLLLRQTSRWQRGLRIGDGQPPRNQRI; the protein is encoded by the coding sequence ATGCACCCCAGCTGGAGTGAACAGTGGTGGCCAGTGGCCTATCTGCACGATCTTGACCCAACCCGTCCCCAGCGATTCACCCTTCTCGAGCAAGATTTGGTGTTGTGGTGGGATGCTCCGGGTGAAAGCTGGAGGGCCTTTAAAGATGTGTGCCCTCATCGTTTAGTTCCTCTCAGTGAAGGGAGGATCAATAGCGCCGGTCAATTGGAATGCCCTTATCACGGTTGGAGTTTTGACGGGCAGGGCAGCTGTCGGGCCATCCCTCAATTGGGGGCAGGAGCTCGCTCGGAATCCCAGCGAACGGCCTGTGGGAGCTTGCCCACTGCTATAGGTCAGGGATTGTTGTTTGTGTGGAGTGGGACCCCTTCAGCCGCTGACCCTGCAGCGCTTCCCTTGGTGCCTGTACTCCAGGAGCAGGGAGATGGCTGGGCGGATGGCTGGATTGTGCAGGACACCTTCCGAGATCTGCCGATGGATGCGCTCACCCTCCTTGAGAACGTCCTGGATGTGAGTCATGTCCCTTTTACCCATCACCGCACCGTGGGGAAAAGGGAGAATGCATCTTCCGTTGAGGCGGTGATCACCCGCGAGGACTCCCAAGGGTTTGAAGCGTTTTGGCAGGAAGGCCCTCGCAAGGGAAAGCTCGGTTCACAGAACACGCACTTTCGTGCTCCCCAGCTGATGTGGCATGACCTCACGGCGAAGGGTTTCGCGCGCATTTTGACGGTGGTTTACGCCGTACCGATCAGCCGGGGAAAATGTCGATTGTTTGCTCGGTTCCCCTTTCAGTTCAAGGCTGCTCTTCCCCGAGTCTTGGTGGGCTTGCGGCCCCGCTGGTTGCAGCACATTGGCAACCACAAGGTGTTGGAAGACGATCAGGTGTTTCTGCATTGGCAAGAAAGGGTCCTTGAAACAGCAGGTGGTAGTGCTGCTGCTGAACAAGCCTTTGTCCTCAAGACGTCTGCCGATGTGTATGTCAAGGCGCTGCATCGCTGGGTTAACGGCCAAGGAGGCGGCCCCTTCGCAGGCCGACCACTTCCACCGCGACAGGATGTGGAGGCCTTGATGGACCGATATCACAGTCATACCAAGCACTGTGCAAGTTGTTCGGTTGCTTTGCGGCGTATTCGCTCGCTACGGCCTTGGCTATGGGGTTCGCTGTGGTTGTCTGCGGTGTTGATTGGAGCGGGTCAGTTGAGTTGGCTGCTTTGGATGGGTGTAGGTCTCGCGGCCCTCAGCGGTCTTCTGCTCCGACAAACGTCGCGTTGGCAGCGTGGATTGCGAATCGGGGATGGTCAGCCGCCCCGAAATCAGCGAATCTGA
- a CDS encoding class I SAM-dependent methyltransferase, with translation MATQVLTEDQRFKLDREPDRVFYSEPRFVQHLDEGFRARLTSFYREHIPSGAVVLDLGSSWVSHLPEDIHYERVIGHGMNEAELVANPRLDSHYVQDMNLNPTIPLKDGSVDACLAVAAWQYWTQPENVAAEMLRITRPNGTAIVAFSNRMFFTKAPQVWTDNDDMQHLDYVGTVLQANGWTDIRVFAEETKAGGLMGLVGGKGDPFFAVVARKSID, from the coding sequence ATGGCAACCCAAGTCTTAACGGAAGACCAGCGTTTCAAGCTCGACCGCGAGCCAGATCGGGTCTTTTATTCTGAACCACGCTTCGTCCAGCACCTCGACGAAGGTTTCAGAGCACGTCTCACCAGTTTTTATCGAGAACACATTCCATCTGGGGCCGTCGTTCTTGATCTGGGTTCGTCATGGGTGAGTCACTTGCCAGAGGACATTCATTACGAACGCGTGATTGGCCACGGTATGAATGAGGCAGAACTCGTCGCCAACCCAAGGCTCGACAGCCACTACGTCCAAGACATGAACTTGAACCCAACCATCCCGTTAAAGGATGGATCAGTTGATGCCTGCCTAGCTGTGGCTGCTTGGCAGTACTGGACGCAACCAGAAAATGTTGCTGCGGAAATGCTTCGCATTACCAGGCCCAATGGCACAGCCATCGTTGCGTTCTCGAATCGGATGTTTTTCACGAAGGCGCCACAGGTTTGGACCGACAACGACGACATGCAGCACCTTGACTATGTCGGAACGGTGCTGCAAGCCAATGGCTGGACCGACATCCGTGTTTTTGCTGAGGAAACAAAAGCCGGTGGCTTGATGGGACTGGTAGGAGGAAAAGGTGATCCCTTTTTTGCCGTTGTCGCGCGCAAAAGCATCGACTAA